The segment GATTGACTGCCAATAACACATATTTGAAATACTACAAAATTAGTTGGTACAAAGTGATTCAACAATGCTTAAAATTTCAGATGCAAGCCGGGTTTCTTCAACTTGGACTTGGACAACGAGTTCGGATGCACGCCATGCTTCTGTTTCGGCCATTCATCAGAATGCAGCTCGGCTCCGAAGTACCAGGCCCACGAGATCAGCGCGCACTACATCAGGGACGCCGAGAAGTGGACTGCGGAAGATGAAAACTCCAATTCTGCTGAGCTGAAATTCAATGCTAACACGCAAAATATTGGTAAAGAATGTTTTGAACTTATGATCAGTAATTGAGTTGCAAAACTCGcaatttttgcaatatttcCTTCCGGATTCATTGAAAAACAGTTTTCATGACGGATTGATCTAATTCTTCAACAGCCGTTCAAGCACGTGGCCCCGAAGTGGTGTATTTCGTGGCTTCTAACAACTTCCTTGGCGACCAACGACCTTCGTATAATCACGATCTCAAGTTCACTTTGCGGCTTGGCGAGGCAAGAGGCTATCCATCTTCGCAAGACGTCATCCTTGAAGGAGCTCGCACGTCTGTCTCCCTCAACATTTACGGCCAAAACAACCCTGAACCTTCAGATCAGGTAAGCAGCTTCCCAGATCAATGTTTTGCTCGGCGACTGAAGCAATgcgattgtttttattttcatcctGTGTACAGTTTATTTGGAACGTGAATTTTGTTTCAGGCTCAAGAATATACCTTCAGACTTCATGAAGATCCTAAATATGGGTGGACGCCTACATTGTCAAATTTCGAATTCATGTCGATACTTCAAAACCTAACTGCTATCAAAGTTAGAGGGACGTACAATAAGGGAGGTTTAGGGTATTTGATGAATTTCAAATTAGAGACCGCCAAAGTTGGGAGGGAGAGGGGATCGGCGCCGGCTAACTGGGTGGAGAAGTGTACTTGCCCAAGCGCGTATGTGGGTGACTACTGTGAAGAGTGCGCCCCTGGCTACAAGCATGAGCCCGCGAATGGAGGACCTTATTCTACATGCATACCTTGTGACTGTAATGGTCACGCCCACATTTGTGATACAGCTACTGGTAAGTTGTGAAACTTCTCGAAAATGACTTAAATAAGTGGCCCAaaagtataacaaaaaaatagtttaactAATAATGTGCGATAACGATAATGTACAGTGAACATTTAGATTACTCTGCTCCAGtctttattttagaaaatgagttttctcattttcaaaattttctcatttcctaatattttttaaataaacttttagatGGTTCTTTTAACAAAACTATCTAGTAAATTAAATGCTTTTTTCATGGCATCGGTACCTTCAACACTCTTTGGTGTATCGTTCAGGTTTCTGTATCTGCAAGCACAACACAACCGGCAGTAATTGTGAGCTCTGCGCCAAGGGTTTCTACGGGAACGCCATCACGGGGACTCCCGACGACTGCAAACCTTGCCCGTGCCCTGAAGATAGCGGGTGTATCCAGTTGATGGACAACAGCATTGTGTGTACCGACTGCCCTGTAGGATATGCTGGTAAGATTACAATCTTagggtaattttaaaaaatattaaggaCCTTTCTTTCTCTCATCCTTATGTGTATCCGGTTAAATTCCTGACTATAGAGCATGAAAAGTGTGGTCTAAAcaataaacatgaaaatttcaaagattcggctgttttatttttaatttctagacatgtctaaaaaaaataaagaataactTGTCGTAAACGGTTAAAATAGGGATTTACTTACTCGAGAAACtgcatagataaaaaaaatattcttgatgaatttgaataattctagTCAAATTCAACGACTTCTAAACAGGTCTAAACAAGTTTATTGATGTATCAGGGCCGCGATGTGAGGTCTGCGCTGACGGTCACTTCGGTGACCCTACGGGCCAGTTTGGGCCCCCCTCGAAGTGCACAGAGTGCCAATGCAACGCTAACGTGGACCCAAACGCTGTCGGCAACTGCAACAGAACTACTGGGGAGTGTCTCAAGTGCATCTATAATACTGCCGGCGATCACTGCGACAAGTGCTTGagtggtaatttatttttctactattatatctacaatattatttttactaaggGCGAAGATACACATGCAAGAAAAACGGACAGTTAGCTGGCCTTCTTTTTGAATGTGTGTCGAGTACACATACCGGTAGTTGGCGTACAAGAGTGCAAGCTATTGGCATGAATATTTCCTTGTTTTTTGTCTAGCTTTAAACAAAGCGTGATTCACTTGGTTTGTGCTTAATAGGTTTCTTTGGAGATGCCTTGGACCCCAAGAAGAAGGGCGACTGCAAGCCGTGCCAGTGCCTCGAAGCTGGTACCCTGGAGAGCCCTGATGGAGCCCCTCAGTGTGACGGCCTGACGGGGTATTGCTCGTGCAGACCTCACGTCGTTGGGAGAAACTGTGATAAGTGTGAAGTAAGATCTTTGAACAGAAACATTAGACTTGAAGAATTAATTGTTTTCGTTTCTTTATTTCCACTCAACTCACTCAccctttgtttttatattttctaatttcttaGGACGGATATTACAATATCTTCTCCGGGGAAGGCTGTAAGCCTTGTGAATGCAACTTGGAAGGGTCGTTTAACTCCACTTGTCATCCTCTTACCGGCCAGTGCTACTGCAAGCCCGGAATTGACgggtaagtaaataaaaaattaaaacatataaatataaaaatctttattactaCATTTATGGGTATTTTACAAGTAATCtttaaagtaaacaataacaaGGGAATAATGCTTGAATTATATAGGATCTAGAGAAATTTTGTGGGAGCTGTAGCTTGAACTTGATGAAAAACCTGTACTTCTATATCCTTATATTCTTAATGatatcgtttttatttttcgccaATTTGCTGCAGCCCGGTTTTGTTCCACCGTTGCGACGTGACGTGTCGTGACtgttgtgctccgttgttttccacAAGTTTTGATTTAAGTTCATACAATATCTGCGTTGTCAAAACAGCAGAGGACGATGATGCAACCATGCCGTGGATATGCTAAGATTTACATAgctaatagattttttattttaatatttataacctTAATATCACATTACTTCTGATCACAGGATCCACTGTGACCGTTGCAAACAATACCACTATGGCTTCTCTCCCGATGGTTGCCATAATTGTGATTGTGACGACTGGGGCTCCAACACCTACCAGTGTGACATGTCCGGACAGTGCTCCTGCCAGAAGAATGTGGAGGGACGTCGTTGTGACAGGCAAGTTACTCCCATGTTCAAACTCAATACAGGCAAACACAAAGAAAACAGATAATTTAGCAGCTGTCGAAACAGCTCAACAATAATTACGTagtacaaattttaatgtgaaTTCTTAGTTAAGTTttctattgttataaaataatgtgctTTTCGCATCAGATGTATGGAAAACAAGCGGCGTCGAGGTGATGGTTTTGGGTGTGAAGACTGCCCTGCTTGCTATAACCTTGTGTTGGATGCTGTCAACCAGCACAGAAAAGAGCTCAAGGAATTAGATGATGTAAGTAATGATGGTGGTActcctgaaataaattatgccaTGAATCATCAGTCGAAGAGCAAAAAGAGATAGAAGATAATTTCCTCTTTTTCGATGATGCACATGCTTGTTTGCATCGTAAAAGAATGAGGGAATTAAAATCATAACCTCTAAAATATTACAGTTATAACTTGTCAGTATGATCATCTAAAACCCCTTCCACACGACTCGATTTTACGCCCAGTTTGATTAGATTAACAATCAAATTGGGTCGTGTGGACGGAAATATGAAGTTCAAGGTCAATTGGATGGTCGGTATCGCTCGATTTGGAATTGCTCAGTCAAATACTGAAATTGGCGATTAAGTTGTGCACGTGTGGACGGACGATCAGATTGTACCCAATTCAATCGGTAATCAAATTGGGTAATTAGACTATATCCCTTCCACACGAAGGagttttaacaaacaaaatagaaataggTAGTAACATGTCATCTCCACAGATTCTTTCGAAGATCTCCAAAGCTCCAACTGTGGTGGAGAATGCCGATTTCGACAACGAACTGGCTCGAGTACGCGCTGAAATCGAGGCTCTGTCTAGGGATGCGCAGTCTGAAGCTGGAACCGGTTCTGGAGAAAGTCTCACTGACACCCTCTCTGAACTGGCCAATAGGCTCTCTGAtgttaagtaagtacctatccTCATCTGAAAATCATGctcaattttagaaaataaattagtagttGCTGCTGCATTcatttaggaaaaaaaaacatttttactatTCCACTCGAAGAATCCACATTTTTCTGGTTCAGatcaaatattagaaaaaaatatttataacttgatcatcgacatatttttttattctcaacTCTTCGTCTATAATTCACTGATTTGTAAATGGTAAACCAAAAATTAtggtgatttttttctttagaaaCATGCTCCGAAAGATTGAAGACGAGAGTTACGATGGTAAAGAAGCGGTAGCAGAGAGCAGGGCCAGTCTTTCTAAAGCTGAAGACACAATCGAAGCAGCTGGTAAAGAGATCAATGTAAGTAAACCTAACCATCAAACGAGCTGATTGGTCGCCGACGACGacattttgtgttatttcattttcattagaAGATTTCAAGTCTagaataataactatatagatcaactttaaaaataaataagttaatccTCCACAGAGCGCTTTGGAGTACTTGGATGGGGAAGGAGCAGCCGCATTCAACAAGGCTCGAGATCGATCCGACCAGTTTGGTAAACAGTCGGGTGAGATGTCGGATCTCGCTAAGGAATCTCGTCGCTTGGCAGAGAAAATCGAAGCGGAGGCTAGAAATATCAGAGACATAGCTGTAAGCGCCTTCAATAACTCTATAGCTGCCAATAAGAACGCCAAAGACGGCATCAATAAGCAAGCTAATATTAGGTAAgcggtttttatttatcttttcaataaaaatgatgtctatttgtgttttattatacctagccccattttgtttaaaaattgtttcgcTTTTGGATGTACACGTGGTTGGGATCCGGAATCTCCCACTACCAACGTTTCAAAACGTTCTTTCCCAAAATGTTTCTACTCTAAAATATCCTCGTTATGAAAGTAAATATCGCATCAACTTTGGTAAAgaggttttataaaaatagcataAAATGAACCAAAACTTGTGGACTTGGACTTTTTTAAACGGTTAGAATCAGGATTTTTTATCGGGAAAggattattttgaatattagtGACATTTCGGGAAAAATAAATCCGTATTTTCTTCACGTACttacaataaattcaataaacgTCAATATAATAGCTCTTTCAGTAATACCTACAAGCAGTGAAATCACGATGGATGGAATGGCAATTAACATTATCTACCAAACTTtagattatacaaaaatattgaattcatTGTTtgtaaccatagataaaagaaatattatgtttgtaacgaTCTAAATATACAATTCTTTCCACAAGCAACGAGATCCAGATTCTTACTACGGAACTGAACGCGGCTTCTGGCAAGCTGAACAGTATGGTCGAGCTGGCTGACCAGGCTCTCGCCAGGGCTAAAGACGTGTACGATGAGGCTTTAGGACTATATGCCCAAGTCAACACAACTATGCTGCCAGATATCAACATTGACAAGTTGAAGCAGGAAGCTACTGCTATGAATAAAACGGtaggttgttttttttatttattgaacctTACCTGATCTATAAACCTTTGCGTAAAAACGTAATATCTGGAACAGTTggtgtacataataaaaagtgaatTCTTGAACTATTTTGATGGgaactatttaatattcttcCTATCGGAGGAACGAGAATCACTCTAAAAAGCTTGCCGGTTTCAATATGAGGAGCCAAGCTTTATGGTTCGAAATTTCACCCCTGTTTGTATGGGAACCTAGATTTTCACTTGAAATCCTAACAGATTTGTCGGTTCTACTGGACAGTAGTAGTTTATCATAGGAAAGTAAAACAAGTGTGAACAACCCTTGCTTGCTACACACATCACTCTTTCCATTCTCGCAACAAAAACCAAAAACGGAATCAAAGGAAACTTCAACTCACATTTCACGATTCATCAAAACAGATCGAGGATAAATCTGCAGACTTGGACCGCTTGATGTCGAACAATAAAGAGGTACTCAATAACCTCCAAGATGCGGTGCAACGCGGCAGGGAACTGATGGACCTCGGCCACGATAGACAGGACGAACTCAACGATTTGTTGGCTAAGCTCGACGAGCTTCACGCTCAGGCCAAAAACGACGTCGAGCTAACTAATGCCACGTTGAAAGAAGCCAACGAAATCTACAAAACTCTGAAAGGTATGTTTGTGAACTGTTCTCTCtttcatttgagcgttttaTTTCCTCAGCCATGGAGCCGAAGATCccattttcctatttttttcatcaatttcCGAAGATTTTCTGCGTGATGATTTTTCTACGCGAAGATGCGTCAAAGATGATCGTGAAGGATTAATACTTATCATAGACTATAGGTGCAGGTACATATAattcttgacgacatcaagccagtaTTTCTTAGATTTGCCGAAGAGTTTTTGTTGTGTTCgatgaatttgattttattcgtCTTTTTCTGACTTTGAGGGCTAATGCAATTGAATTCGAAGTTAGAGCAGACAAGCaaagcaaaatataaatctgtgcTAAAATTCcagtcttttttttaatatcagcaATGTCAGGACCTCACGTGTCCAGGTAGCGCCAACTAGTGAGTAAACACGAAACACGATAGTTAGCGCCCTCTAGTGGAGTTTCGGGTCATTTGCACGTAGTTGACAATCACAAGGAAGCAATGGGTTCAATCATTCGTGTATATTCTGGAGAATTCGGGATTTGTTAGTGCAACTGATTTCCGATAGATGGCAGTCATGGCTCACCCTTTTCTTGTTCTCTGAGTGTTCTTGAATACAATTGCATATATGATAAAAGTAAAGAAagtatcttaaaattttaaaacagctGTGGTTTTATTACCGGCTGACTGCCTGACGCCTACCCTCTTTGGAAAAGTTGTTGTAGTCACTGAGCTGTTGTTATTTACTtgtgcattttattttgtttttaacttgtaatttaaatctatgactgcaataaaaagtataacatttttttattttacattactgCGTTGGGCAGTTAGTTGCGGCGTTGGCGTAGCGTAGCGCGCGGCTACTATTTTATCGCGGGAATCACACGTCGTTTAGCAGTATGAAGTATTCATCTAATTTTCAGAATTCACTGATCAAGTGGAGCAGTCCCGCCAGAAAGCAGCCCAGGCCGTGCAAGACGTGCCTTCAATCCAGGAGAAGTTGACTGTCGCTGAAGAGAGCATCAACTTCGTCACTGAAGAGCTGTACACGGCTGGGGAAAAGGCGAAGGAAGCTAGGGACTTGGCTCAAGAGGCGCGAAAGGAATATGCCGATAAGGCTTCCGAGGTAAATTATAAGAGTGTTTAATTATCATGTACGCTCCACACTCTCGTCGAACTTTGGCAGATGCTGCTCCACACTGTCATCGAACAGTTTGACAAATTTCAGCGGATtctgtatacattgctgatttttcatatattaaagcactcatactaactacgcaatgcaCATGCTTCTGTCCGATTTTGGCAATAGTGTGGAgccaacattaaaaatataaccacCACTTGAGAAAGGAACATGACAACATGGTTACGTGTGAAATggaattatttctttcttttattcagAATCAGAGACGATTGACACCGTGTactgattgattgattttactTCTTTAAGGAAGATTTCTAAgatttgtattaataataaagtgtaCATTCACAGGCGGcacatgaaattaaaaagaaagcaTCTTTAGCTCGAGTGGACGCCGTTAGGTTGAGAGACGAAGCTGATAAACTGTCTAGTAAGTACTTCAGTTCTTTTATACTATTAATCGTTACTAGGTAtatactaggtacctaccttcACCTCATAGATTAACCAAAGATTTCCTACTAgtgttataaatgcaaaagtttgtaaagATGTGTCTTGTCTATGTATGTtctttgttactctttcacgcaaaatttactggaccgattattatataatttggtacacgggtagaatataacctaggaAAACTTATATGGTACTTTTATCATGAAATTCAcacaggagcgaagctccggggagctgctagtaaaatataaagttgaaTGGTTCAAGGAAAATCTGAATAGACTGATTTTGTGCTCCGTAGGTAAGCATTGTGATCCGTAATGCTCGGATTTCGAATAAATCGTTAGAGTCGTTTTAGAAGACATTATCCTTATAGTATAAGATATGATAGGTagtaaaatagtttaataattaGCAGCAGTAGAATAGTAAATTgatagtgaaataaaaaatacttataaatcgTTGAACCAAAGACgaattcttatatttattatatatataggctGCAATCACGATGACacctcaaaatataattaggatatcgatattttttccaCAATTGCCGTACTGTCGATATTTACAAAGTTTCAAGTTAAAAGTGAT is part of the Plodia interpunctella isolate USDA-ARS_2022_Savannah chromosome Z, ilPloInte3.2, whole genome shotgun sequence genome and harbors:
- the LanB2 gene encoding laminin subunit gamma-1: MPWFTRGLSMAQLLILSLLTLIQTVQGQDYYHTPRIGPQKLASCYASDGRPQRCIPEFENAAFMVQMEATNTCGENGPKMYCIQTSAGTSTRSCDYCQPGQFSSYFLTDLHHEQNNQTWWQSETMMENRQHHPYRVNLTLHLGKAYDVTYVKVVFYSPRPHSFAIYKKTSEDRDWEPFQYFSASCRDTYGVNEQKSAEINDETRALCTSEYSDISPLSGGNVLFSTLEGRPSAYTFDSSPELQEWVTATDLRISLERLNTFGDEIFDDAQVLQSYWYAIADINVGGRCKCNGHASVCDTRELPDGTRSRSCRCEHNTAGRECGKCLDFYNDAPWGRASSTNVHECKACNCNGFSDKCYFDQELYEQSGHGGHCIDCAENRDGPNCERCRENYYQGEREICLPCNCDTVGSRSLQCNAEGRCPCKPGVTGDKCDVCAANHYDFTIQGCKPCDCYEPGSYGNSPQCHPDTGVCVCKQNVEGKRCRECKPGFFNLDLDNEFGCTPCFCFGHSSECSSAPKYQAHEISAHYIRDAEKWTAEDENSNSAELKFNANTQNIAVQARGPEVVYFVASNNFLGDQRPSYNHDLKFTLRLGEARGYPSSQDVILEGARTSVSLNIYGQNNPEPSDQAQEYTFRLHEDPKYGWTPTLSNFEFMSILQNLTAIKVRGTYNKGGLGYLMNFKLETAKVGRERGSAPANWVEKCTCPSAYVGDYCEECAPGYKHEPANGGPYSTCIPCDCNGHAHICDTATGFCICKHNTTGSNCELCAKGFYGNAITGTPDDCKPCPCPEDSGCIQLMDNSIVCTDCPVGYAGPRCEVCADGHFGDPTGQFGPPSKCTECQCNANVDPNAVGNCNRTTGECLKCIYNTAGDHCDKCLSGFFGDALDPKKKGDCKPCQCLEAGTLESPDGAPQCDGLTGYCSCRPHVVGRNCDKCEDGYYNIFSGEGCKPCECNLEGSFNSTCHPLTGQCYCKPGIDGIHCDRCKQYHYGFSPDGCHNCDCDDWGSNTYQCDMSGQCSCQKNVEGRRCDRCMENKRRRGDGFGCEDCPACYNLVLDAVNQHRKELKELDDILSKISKAPTVVENADFDNELARVRAEIEALSRDAQSEAGTGSGESLTDTLSELANRLSDVKNMLRKIEDESYDGKEAVAESRASLSKAEDTIEAAGKEINSALEYLDGEGAAAFNKARDRSDQFGKQSGEMSDLAKESRRLAEKIEAEARNIRDIAVSAFNNSIAANKNAKDGINKQANISNEIQILTTELNAASGKLNSMVELADQALARAKDVYDEALGLYAQVNTTMLPDINIDKLKQEATAMNKTIEDKSADLDRLMSNNKEVLNNLQDAVQRGRELMDLGHDRQDELNDLLAKLDELHAQAKNDVELTNATLKEANEIYKTLKEFTDQVEQSRQKAAQAVQDVPSIQEKLTVAEESINFVTEELYTAGEKAKEARDLAQEARKEYADKASEAAHEIKKKASLARVDAVRLRDEADKLSTRVQGTEQQLKKLEQDAAENMKLTHDAKTKVGQANTDAREAEKQVSKGLEDLKVIMDELTNLPTLDDDSLDKLKDSLDKAEAALMAEDLEGKIKSLTEAKNNHQRWMKQYQDEHDHLRLEVDNVKDILEQLPNGCFKRIELEPTEGPSRPAALR